Proteins from a single region of Candidatus Cloacimonadota bacterium:
- a CDS encoding PqqD family peptide modification chaperone codes for MNVEKLNSLAISETGFIFDPTSGHSFTTNEVGIEIITLLKAGKEIQEIIEELQEEYAVSENELEIDVMDYIHNLKNYYLV; via the coding sequence TGAATGTAGAAAAACTAAATTCACTCGCAATCAGCGAAACAGGTTTTATTTTCGATCCCACTTCCGGACATTCTTTTACGACAAATGAAGTCGGCATCGAGATCATAACTTTATTGAAAGCCGGCAAGGAAATTCAGGAAATAATCGAAGAATTGCAGGAAGAATATGCTGTTTCGGAAAATGAACTGGAAATCGATGTGATGGATTATATTCATAATTTGAAGAATTATTATCTGGTTTAG